The following nucleotide sequence is from Bacteroidota bacterium.
AATCCAATATCCTTCACGCTCTCTACACTGTTTTCAAGCGAAAGCGAAAAATAAACAGAGATACTGTGCCGTTCAAACTCACAGAGCCGCAAAACTTTTATGAAGGTGTGGTGGAGAACTTCAACAACAACTTCTTCGGAAATATCCCAACAGAAATAACCTTTGAGGTTGAGTTCACACTCGACGTTGCAGAAGTGTGTCTAGAAAAACCACTACTTCAAAAATTAACTAAGAAAACAGAAACTAAACATAAATTGGTTTTTGCTGGAAATATTATTCCAGTCGATTCGACTGTGAATTTGGCTGAGATAATGTTAAGGAGCGTGGAGCTTGACTCGCAATCAGTTTACACATACGACCGCAAAGCGAACGTATATAGTTATTTCCCAACTCTTGACAAGCTACGCAGGGACCAGTCCAACCTGGCTAAATCTTTTTCCCATCTCGTCGAGCCATTTAACGACTGTGTCGCGCTCATTGAGAGTGCGAGGGATATGCATCCCACCGATTTCTCTCTTGAGCCAGTTCAGGAGATAGACCAAACGAACTTCAAGCGATTTCTTCATTCTCTGTACCTTAGCGAGGACAGCCATCGATTGTATGAGCAGATCAACAGCGTGTTTAACAGAGAACCTTTTAGCTTCGGCGCTATCTCATTTGCGAGCGTAAACGGCAAGCTCGAAGTAATGGTGAAGGAGAACGACCTCCGGTTGCCGATCAAGCATGTTGGATCAGGTGTTCTTCAAACACTTTACATAATTGCTATGGTGATTCACAGTAAGAGTAAGATTGTTTGTATTGAAGAATTGGAACAAAATCTTGCACCCCCAAGACAATACCCAACGCTAGCGAAACTACAATCAATGCTTGGTGACAATAAAGTAGGATCTTTGCGCCAACTTATTGTTTCTTCTCACTCGAGTGTCTATGCTAAACCCAAACTTGGGACCATTTATCTGCTTGAAAAAGAGAATGCCCAAACAAAAATAAAAGAGGTATTGGAGAAAAAGTTCAAGGAGGGAATGAAGAAGCATTTGATTGACAGTGCCTTGCCACCAGATACCTACTCCCCCGAAGAATATCAAAAAAATTTTGAACAGCTCAAAAAGCTAGAACACGACAGGTTACAGTCTTAAACTCGTAGCCTTCATGTAACAATCTCACAAGATGTTCTCCTGCGTAGAGTTAGGGATGCGGAAGGGCCGCCCAGGCTCGTCAGGCGGGGGAATGCTCAAAATTATCATCATAAATACAAATGCTCACTGATCCAAATCTCAAATTAAAAGTCGACGCTCTCTGGGACCGCTTCTGGTCCGGCGGTATCGCCAAACCTCTCACTGCCATCAAGTCCGTCTCGACTGACGTCGAGACGAGACTGCGCGCTTATATATGGAAAAGTTGTGCGTGCAGCAGATGTCCTACTGTAAAGCGGAATTATTGGGAGGAAATATTTTGCAAATGCTTTTATTTGCTTCTCCACTCCTATTTTCCTAAATTTCAATTAGCGAAACAAACATCAAAAGGAAAAACAAATGACAGGAATACAATTTATCGTAGATAAAACCGGAGTTCTTATTGATTTAAAAAAGCATGAAGCCCTGTGGGAAGATTTTTACGATATCATCTTCGCAAGAACTCGTACCGATGAGCCGCGAGAATCACTGGATGAGGTAAAATCAATATTATGCCAAAAAGGCAAAATACGTGCTTAAATACAGTATCACATTATTAATATTATTAAGCATCGTAATTTCTTTACCAATCGATTTAATCTCTCAAGCCAAAGTTTCCAGCGCCTTCAAAATTGCACGACTTAAATTCAGCGGTGGTGGCGACTGGTACAACGATCCGGGCGGAGATGTAAACTTACTGAAATTCGTTAAGCTGAATACTTTGATTGATACCGAACCGGTTTATGAGTTCGTAGAAATTTCCAGCGATAAGTTTTTCACATATCCTTTCATATTTATGACCGGGCACGGCAACGTAGTATTCTCTGATTACGAAGCAAAACGGCTTCGCACTTATCTCGAAAACGGCGGCTTCATATATGTGGATGATGACTATGGATTAGATAAAGCATTCCGGCGCGAAATAAAAAAAGTTTTTCCTGAAAAAGATTTGATTGAGCTCCCCTACTCGTTCGGCTTGTATAATTGCCACTACAATTTCCCGAACGGTCCACCCAAAACTCACGAGCACGACGGTAAACAGCCACAGGGTTTCGGAATTTTCCATAACAATCGGTTGGTGTTATATTATACTTATGAATCAAACCCAAGCGACGGTTGGAACGATCCCGATGTTCACAACACTCCACCCGATAAACGCGAAGAAGCTCTGCGTTTTGGAACAAACATAATTGTGTGGGCGTTAAGTCATTAGAAAATTTAATTTTAGAAAGGTCGAATAATGCAAAAATATAGTTTTTCAGTAGTTATCGAAAAAGATAGCGATGGATATTACGCGATGTGTCCTGATTTGCAAGGATGTTATACTCAAGGTGATACATACGAAGAAGTGCTTGCAAATATTAGGGATGCAATACGCCTGCATGTTGCAGATCGCATCTCAAATGGTGAACTTTTACCCTTAAAAGAAATGGTAAGTTTAACTACACTTGAGGTTCAAGTGTGAGTGAACGTTTGCCGAGGGTAACTGCATCAGAAGTAATTCGAGTTCTGGAAAAATCAGGTTTCTCGTTTGTTCGACAAAGCGGAAGTCATAAAATTTATAAAAATATAAAAGGTAATCGAGTTACAGTTCCATTTCATTCAGGCAAGATATTACATCCCAAAGTCCTTAAAAGTATTTTATTTGATGCCGAAATGTCTGTTAATCAATTTGTTGTATTAATTTAAATTACAATTTATTGAATTGCTAACCTCACAAAACATATCGCCACGCTACGAAGATATCAAACAACGCCTTCACAAAGTCAGGCGGAAGCAAAACTCTATAGACCTCATTACGGGTATCATAATATCGGCTTCAATTTTTCTTTTTGCATCTTTATTCTCAATTGTATTAGACCGCATCTTTGGTTTCGGAATAACAGGAAGAACAATACTTTTCTTCTTCACGCTATTATCTACATTCGTCGCATCATCGTGGTTCGCCGGAAGACCACTCCTCCGAAAACTCAATATATTAAAAAACGCGAACGATTCGGAAATTGCAATCAGGGTCGGCAGCCAATTCCCAAATATCCACGACCGTCTGCTGAACGCTTTACAAGTTTATGAATCGAAAGCTCAGGAAAAAATCTTATACTCAATCGATCTAATCGACGCTTCGTTTATTGATTTATATGATGCTATTAAAAGCATTGATTTTATTCAAGCAGTTGATAACAAACGATTAAAAAAAATAAGAAATATTTTTTTCTACACTGTGGGTATTTTTCTGTTGGCTATTTTGATTTCACCAAAAGGATTTATATGGTCGGCATTTCGTATCTACCAATTCAACCAACAGTTTTCAGTTATTCCGAAACTTTTTTTCATAGTTGAACCCGGAGATGCTGAAGCACTTCGCGGTGCGACAGTCGATTTCACTATTCACCCCGTCGGAAGTTCTGTCAGTACGATTACTTTTCAAGCACGCGAGGAGGGCGTAACAAAGTTTGAAAAAATAACGCTTAAAATTTCGGACGAAGGAATTTTTAAGTTCTCAATTCCAAACATAAAATCTACAACTCATTATTATGTATCATTTGGGAATTCACGGAGTCCGGAATATAGAATTTTAGTCCTCGACCGTCCAATAATCCGTGTGCTGCAATTGAATTTAACTTACCCGTCTTACTCTCGAATCCCACCCAAAACACTCGAAGAAAATGTCGGCGATGTTACTGCTTTGCCTGGAACGAAAATTAATTTCAATATTTTATCAAGCAAAAACTTATCGTCGGCAGAACTACATTTTAACGATAGCATAATTACTAAATTTTCTATAAACGAAAAAGAAGCTCGAGCCTCTATCACTCTCTTAAAGGATAAATCTTACACAATAAAGCTAAAAGATGAAAAGGGCTTAACGAATATCGCTCCGATCAATTATCAGTTGAAAATTATTCCCGACGAATATCCATCTGTTGCGATAGCTGTGCCGGGGAAAAATGTTGATGTTACCGAAAGCATGCTGCTAAATCTGCTAATCAAAATCAAAGACGACTATGGTTTTTCAAAATTGCAACTTGCTTATCGTCTCGTTCAATCGCGATACGAGAGACCTTCAGAAGAATTTACTCACATCGAAATTCCTCTAACATCAAAAGAACAAATCGCACAGGAGATTTGGCACAACTGGAATTTGGCAGGACTTCAGCTCGTTCCCGAAGATGTTCTCGCATATTATGTTGAAGTTTTCGATAACGATAATGTGAGTGGCCCGAAGGCATCGCGTAGCGAAACTTACTTGGTTCGACTTCCATCTCTCGATGAAATTTTTGCTGATGTTTCAGAGAGCCAGAAGCAGACCATCGAAACGATACAGAATGTAGCGAAAGAAGCTGAAAAGCTGAAGAAAGAGTTTGAAGAACTTCAACGCGACCTGAAAAAGAATCAGCAAAAAGCTGACTGGCAGCAACAGAAAAAAGCCGAGGAACTGACTAAAAAATATGAGGAGATGAAAAAGAAAATCTCAGAAGCTGCACAGAAGATGGAAGAGATGATAGAGAAGATGGATGAGAATAAACTCGTCTCGCAGCAAACTATGGAGAAGTATTTGGAACTTCAAAAGTTGATGGAAGAACTGAAGAATCCCGAACTTCAAGAAGCGATGAAAAAGCTGCAAGAAAAAATGCAACAAATGACACCCGAACAGATGAAACAGGAAATGCAGCAGATGAATTTTTCGGAGGAGCAGTTCAAGAAAAATTTAGAACGGACACTTGAACTTTTGAAACGCATCCACATCGAACAAAAAATTGACGAGTTGATAAAACGCACCGAAGAGTTGATTAACCAGCAACAGCAGTTGAAGGAACAGACATCTAAAACAAATCCCGACGATAAAGAGAAGTTAGAAAATTTAGCCAAGCAACAGAAAGATATACAAGAGAAAATCGA
It contains:
- a CDS encoding AAA family ATPase produces the protein MLRCFYLSFLPTHFHDEPNFKIEKLSTTTVFFGDNNVGKSNILHALYTVFKRKRKINRDTVPFKLTEPQNFYEGVVENFNNNFFGNIPTEITFEVEFTLDVAEVCLEKPLLQKLTKKTETKHKLVFAGNIIPVDSTVNLAEIMLRSVELDSQSVYTYDRKANVYSYFPTLDKLRRDQSNLAKSFSHLVEPFNDCVALIESARDMHPTDFSLEPVQEIDQTNFKRFLHSLYLSEDSHRLYEQINSVFNREPFSFGAISFASVNGKLEVMVKENDLRLPIKHVGSGVLQTLYIIAMVIHSKSKIVCIEELEQNLAPPRQYPTLAKLQSMLGDNKVGSLRQLIVSSHSSVYAKPKLGTIYLLEKENAQTKIKEVLEKKFKEGMKKHLIDSALPPDTYSPEEYQKNFEQLKKLEHDRLQS
- a CDS encoding DUF4159 domain-containing protein, yielding MLKYSITLLILLSIVISLPIDLISQAKVSSAFKIARLKFSGGGDWYNDPGGDVNLLKFVKLNTLIDTEPVYEFVEISSDKFFTYPFIFMTGHGNVVFSDYEAKRLRTYLENGGFIYVDDDYGLDKAFRREIKKVFPEKDLIELPYSFGLYNCHYNFPNGPPKTHEHDGKQPQGFGIFHNNRLVLYYTYESNPSDGWNDPDVHNTPPDKREEALRFGTNIIVWALSH
- a CDS encoding type II toxin-antitoxin system HicB family antitoxin — translated: MQKYSFSVVIEKDSDGYYAMCPDLQGCYTQGDTYEEVLANIRDAIRLHVADRISNGELLPLKEMVSLTTLEVQV
- a CDS encoding type II toxin-antitoxin system HicA family toxin, whose amino-acid sequence is MSERLPRVTASEVIRVLEKSGFSFVRQSGSHKIYKNIKGNRVTVPFHSGKILHPKVLKSILFDAEMSVNQFVVLI